The following proteins are encoded in a genomic region of Rattus rattus isolate New Zealand chromosome 2, Rrattus_CSIRO_v1, whole genome shotgun sequence:
- the LOC116893688 gene encoding olfactory receptor 1444: MTSMENITEVTEFILLGLTDDPNLQVPLLLIFLFIYLATLIGNGGMMVIIFSDSHLHTPMYFFLCNLSFVDLGYSSAVAPKMVAALQSGNKVISYNGCAAQFFFFVGFATVECYLLASMAYDRHAAVCRPLHYSTTMTTGVCTILTIGSYTCGFLNASVHAADTFKLSFCGSNKINHFFCDIPPLLALACSNTHISKLVVFFVVGFNVFFTLLVIIISYLFIYIAIQNMKSSEGRKKAFSTCASHLTAVSIFYGTIIFMYLQPSSGQSMDTDKIASVFYTVVIPMLNPLIYSLRNREVKSALLKILNKFYPQSFSVNGK, encoded by the coding sequence ATGACTTCAATGGAGAACATCACAGAAGTGACAGAATTCATCCTGCTGGGGTTGACAGATGACCCCAATCTTCAGGTTCCTCTACTCCTGATATTTTTATTCATCTACCTTGCCACTCTGATTGGAAATGGAGGGATGATGGTCATCATCTTCTCAGACTCCCACCTCCACActcccatgtacttctttctctGTAACCTGTCCTTTGTAGATTTGGGGTATTCATCAGCTGTAGCTCCCAAGATGGTGGCTGCACTCCAGTCAGGGAACAAGGTCATCTCCTATAATGGGTGTGCAGctcaatttttcttctttgtggggTTTGCCACTGTTGAGTgctatcttctggcctccatggcttATGACCGCCATGCAGCAGTGTGTAGACCTCTTCATTATAGCACCACCATGACCACGGGGGTGTGTACCATCCTGACCATTGGCTCTTACACCTGTGGCTTCCTCAATGCCTCAGTCCATGCAGCAGATACCTTTAAACTCTCTTTCTGTGGTTCTAATAAGATCAACCATTTCTTTTGTGACATACCCCCACTCTTGGCTCTTGCGTGCTCCAATACACACATCAGTAAGTtggttgtcttttttgttgtggGATTTAATGTCTTTTTCACTCTCTTGGTAATTATCATCTCTTACCTTTTCATATACATTGCTATTCAAAACATGAAGTCTTCTGAAGGACGAAAGAAGGCCTTCTCCACTTGtgcttcccacctcactgctgtgTCCATCTTCTATGGCACAATCATCTTCATGTACTTGCAGCCCAGTTCTGGTCAGTCCATGGACACAGACAAAATAGCATCTGTGTTCTACACTGTAGTGATTCCCATGTTGAATCCCTTGATCTATAGCCTAAGGAACAGAGAAGTGAAAAGTGCTCTCTTGAAAATACTCAACAAATTTTACCCTCAGTCTTTTAGTGTGAATGGGAAGTAG